A window of Candidatus Lokiarchaeota archaeon genomic DNA:
AGTACTCAGGGTTGTTGCTCTTGTAGCCACAGCTGGCATCGTTGCAGCTATTGTGGGAAAAGAGGTCTACGAGTATCGTTCAGCATCAGAATCCAAAAAGGAAGAACACCTCCTACATCAATACAACCGAACCGAAATCGGCTGGAGGCCTTGTCATATATGAACAGACTTAGCCAACATGTAGAACCCAGATTTAATAAGCCTCCACGATAGTATTAACTATAGAAAAGAAAATGAGTGTCGGTGTTAGTTCTCTTGATAGATCTATCCAGCTCAGCATGAAATGGTTAAACGAAGTGGGCGAAGAGCTTGGCTGGCCTGATGAGGAGCGAGTGTATGATGCTACAAAAGCTGTACTTAACGCTCTTAGAGATCGGTTGCCAGTAGGCGAAGCTGTAGAATTTGCAGCACAGTTACCAATGCTTCTCAAAGGTATCTATTATGATTCCTATGATCTTGGCGGCAAGCCACTAAAAATTCGCGACCGAGAGGAGTTCTTCGACTTAATCAGAGACAACTTCGGTAGGGAAGCTCTGAATCCCAGAGAACCGATGATTGCATTTCTCAAGGTATACCTAAGAAAAACCGGAACCGGGGAATTCGAGGATATCAAGAGAGTGATGCCGGAAGAGCTTCGAGGTCTCTTCGAAGCTGCTGAGAAAGCCTAGTCAATATAGAATAGAAAACAAGAGGGAGCTGGCCTTTTTCAGCAGCTCCCGTATTCTAGTTTCTTCTATTTCCAAGCCTTATCGCTGCTGGGAAGAGTATCTTCTGGTGGCTCACTATCTTGGTATTCCTTTGCTAGCTCCAGAATAGACGGATAATTAACACCCAACTTCTTCAGCTTCTCGATTGTTGGAACACCATTTCTAGTCCAACCCCGTCTCTTGTATGCTGCATCTGTCAGTAGCTTGTACTCTTCTTCCCGATGTTCGCGCAGCTTCTTCTTTTTCTCTGCCGTAGTCATCTCGGAGATATCGAATCCAAGTTCCTCGAGCTGTTCGTCGTATCGTTCCTGGCGGCTCTCATATTCCCAGTCAGTGACGGGGCCCATAGATCGGTAAGGGATGAAAGAGTCGTGGATTCGCAAACCCTTACCCTGTCGGATGTTGAACAGCCTCTGGAAATTGTACACCCGTTCAGATTGCTCAATCAAACCATCAGGAGTAATCTCCTTGCCGGTAACTGAATGGAAGAATGTAGCATACATCTCCAAGTGTTCGGGTACTTTCGCTGGTTCGTCGGTTTCATCGTTGTCAGGTGGCACAACATCGTTCCACGGCAGTTTACAAAGGCCATTGAGGCTGAACCAAGTCCGCCACATTGGGAACCAGTGCAATGCTTCTGCCTTGTCCTCAAAGGTTGGCATGTAGTTGTGCACCATGTCAAGGAAGATAAGCCAAGCCTCGTCATGCTGAGGGCCTTTCAGGGTAAGTCCGTAACCGCCCTGCTGAGCTAGGCTTTCTTTTGTCACATATTCACTGAATTCCAAGCCCTTGTGTTCCATACCGACATCTTGCATGAATTCCTCGTCAACATCGAATTCCTCTGCGAAGTATTCCTTGAGATATGCTATACCTTTGCCGAAATGCTTGCCTCCGAATCCTTTGCCCTTTGCCATCTCGTGCAATACTTCAAGAGCTTCCTCCGCTGCGCCCCAGTTCAGCTTGTGGCCACCGGTTGCTTCCTCATCAATATGACCTTCCTCGTATAGCTCCATCACGAAGGCCATGGTAGTACCGAAACTGATTGTATCGATGCCATATGTGTCACAATAGAAGTTGAACTCTGCTACCCAGTCTGTGTCGAAGACACCGATATTCGAACCGCAGCCAGCTATGGTCTCGTATTCAGGACCGTCCACGAGGGCTTTCTGACCTGCATATGGACCGGTTTTGAGCTCAAATCCTTCAATGCAGTGAGAGCAATTGATGGCACAGGCTGTCCAGCAACCATCCCAGCCCTTGCCGGTGTTGGTAAACTTCTCTTCCCATTTTTCATCATCATAGACATTTGCTTCAGGATCACTCCCGGCTCTGAAGTTGCGAGTCGGCAAAAGGTCGAATTCATTCATGATTTCAGGAAGATGGCCAGTACCAACTGTACGCATTCTATTCTGTTTGGGATCTTGTTCAATGATTTCACGGGTATGCTTCCGGCCAACCTCTCTCAGCTCGTCCAAATCGTGAGGGTTATTGGATCTCAGCGAAATCCGTTCTTTCTTTGCAGCAATTGCCCTGATTCTCTTGTCTCTGAATACAGTGCCGGTCCCGCCTCGACCAGCTTGCTTGTATCTGGTTGTGTTTCTTCGGCGGTCATACCAAGAGAAGTTCAAACAGCCCATATAGGCATGTTCTGCAGCTGGCCCAGTAGCGACAACAGAGATATCTCTGCCTTCCTTGTCACTATGTCTTTCAGTCAATTCAGCAGTGATTTCGTGCGCCAAATCAGGCAATTCTTCTGCGTCATGGATTTCAATGACCCCTTCATCGCCATCAATGAAGATGTAAATGTCTTTCTCAGCCTTGCCTTGGACTGCCATTGCATCCCAGCCTGCAAACTTGAGATACGGACCAAAATATCCGCCTACATTGCTATCGATGGGTATGCCAGTCTCCGGGCTGATTGCGGTCACAATTGATTTGCCGGCCCCTGGATAGATAGGTACACCGCCAAGAGGACCGCATGCGATACAAAGAGTGTTCTCAGGGTCATCCCATTCGACAATTCGATCAGGTAGATTGTTCCACATTAGCCACAGATCGAAGCCTTTCCCACCTGTAAATGTGTCTTTCATTTTCTCATCTACAGGTTTACTTTCGATTGTGTTGTCGTCTAGGTTGATATAGAGGGTCTGGTTAGAATACCCTTTCTCGATTTCGGGAACATCGTACTCAAAACGTTTTATCGCCAATGAAAACCACCATCATGCTGCTGCAAGCACGTATCAAGAGGACATCCACAGTCATTTTAGTCTTATCTTCTGTCAATAGATGTAACTCTGTATCAAGGCTACAGATGTGACTCTCCACCCTCGGCCTCTTTACGTGGAAGGATTGTATCTTGTACTTTGAAAAGCTACCTTCGCTTTTTCATATAGACAATAACAATGATGACCACCACGGCGGCTGCAATGCCTATCGCAGATGCTACAAGCATAGGATCTAGAGCAGGGGGGGTGGTTGTTGTAGTTGTTGTTTCAGTAGTTGTTTGAGTCGTTGTTTCACCAGAGGTGAAGCGTACTGACACAATTACCGTATCAGTTGCATTATTTCCACTTCCGTCGTAGACTACTAATGTGAAATTGTAGTCTCCTGCATCCAAACCATCAATGGAAACTACCACATCCGAACCGTCCCATGTGCTGTTGTAAGAGAATTCGCCTTCCTGATAGACTTCATAGTAAGATGGATTCAGGTCTGATGGATGCCATACTATTTCGTGCCCTGTCGTTTCAACGACATATTCAATGTCATCAGGGTGATCGATAGTCGGTGATGTCGTATCCGTTACCGTAACAATAACACTGTCAGAGCCAGCATTTCCACTTGTATCGTAGACAATCAAAGTGTAGTTGTATATACCAGGGTTGAGACCATCCAAGTCTATCGTGATTTCTGAGCTGACGCCGGTACTGGAGTAGACCAAGCTTTCGTTTCTCAGTACTTCACATGATGCTAAATGAGCATCGGAAGGATGCCACGTTATGGAATGAGTGGCATTCCCCAGTTCGTACTCTAAATCACCGGGACTATCAATGGAGGGTGGAGTCGTATCAACCACTGTCACTAACACGGAATCATTGACGGAATTTCCATCCTCATCGGAGACAATTAGTGTATAGTTGAATGTACCTAGAGCATGGCCATCTACATTGAGATGAATCTCTCCACCAGGCCAGCCTCCTGAGAATGCTGGACTTCCATTAAGCAAGACAACGAATTCAGATGGATACGGATCAGCTGGGTGCCAGTAGATCCAGTGTCCAGTAGTGCCTTCTTCATATTGAAAATCGTCCGGGTGATCGATTGCAACTGAATAGTACGCATCAAGGGAGTAGGGATACCTGTCAACGCTTCCTGCAGAACCTCCGATTTCATAGGTTCCACCGCCTTCATGGTCACTCCAGTAATTCCCGAGATCGATTCCATCATCCCATGTATTAACCGAACCACTGTCGTATGCGTTGAACGTGTTCCCTGAAAACACATTATAATAGAGACTATTGCCACTAGAGTAATCTGCTAACAAGATACCATAGCCCGAGTTATTCAGAATCATGTTCTTCGTGAATGTGCTACCATATACCTCTGTTAGAACGAAGCCACGTTGATTGCCAATAGCCGCGTTTTCAGCGAATGTTATATTCTCGGAAAAAGAGGCACGGAATCCAGCATCTGACCAGTGAATTCCCGATTCGCTTGCAGTATTGTTTCTTACCGTGCTATTGAAGCAATTTTCAATATAGAATCCTTCGTCATTTTCTATTGCAGTGTTATTTAATAGAATGAAGTCCCCTGAGGAGAATACATAGAAACCATAACCAACATTACTTGAGGCATTGTTGCCTGTTAGGTTGCACAAATCCGCATTGCCCAAAACGAAACCATGCTCTGCATTATCAGTTGCAGTGTTTTCTGTTAGCATGCAATTGTATGCATTCTTGACATAGAATCCTCTCAGGCTATCGGAGATAGTATTGTTAACCAAAATACAGTCTTCTGATTCTTCCAGCCACAGACCATATTCGCCCAGTGATGTTGCAGTGTTTTTTCTAAAAATGGTGCCATTGGAGTTGTATATTCTGAATCCGGTATCGCTGTCAAAACGAACGCTATTGTTCTCAAAAGAGCAATCCATACAAAACGCAATTTGAAAGCTTCTAGACGCATTCGAAAAAGTCCCATCCCTGAAGGTCATATCAGAGCAATTGACGACTATGGCTTGGCTGTAGACGCTAACATCGATTTCATAGCCGGTTAGATTCCTGAAATAGCCAAGTTCTTTTCCGTTAACAGAATTCTCGAAGACTATGTGCAACCAATGTGAAAGACTTGGACCATAAATAACCATGCCATTATCGCTGAGGATGTTATTATTCACCGTGCAATTCTCGGAATTTCTCAGCTCCAGTCCATCATTCAGATTGGCCGTAAGTGTATTATTTCGCAGCGTACAATTCCAAGAGTTTGATATTGCAAAACCATCGAATTTGTGTTCATTGGCAGTATTGTTTTCAAGAGTGCAGTTGTTTGAGTTTGCAAGCGAGAAACCATTAACGGTATTGCTTATGGCAGTATTATTTCTAGCACTGCAATTGACGCAGTATCCAAGTTGAATACCGATAGAAGTATCCCAGAACACCCCATCTACAGCAGTAACATTGGTGCAATTCCCCAGGAGTACTTCGGCATAGCCGCTGCAGTCTATCGTCATATTGCTACCTGAAACCATGTATAGAATGGGTCGATTATTCACCATATTATTCGAAATGTCATGTGCCCAGTGACTTGTGTTTCCCTTGATAACGAGACCGTTTCCGGTGAATATGTTATCTTCTACAATACAGTTGGCAGATCTATCAAGTCCCAGTCCTATCCGGTTATCATTTGCGCTGTTGTTGGTGATTTTAAGATAGTTGGAACTAGCTACGTGAAAACCAGCTTGAAAGTTGCTGTAGCAGGTGTTGTTTGATATCTTGCAATTATTCGAATTCAAGGAGTAAAAACCATGCAGACTATTCTCATAAGCCGTATTGTTCTCAAAATTGCAGTAATCTATTTCGTGTAATCGAAATCCAGGGCCAACATTTCCATATGCAATATTTTCAGAGAAATTGCAATTAGTTGAGGATTGGATCTCGAATCCTGCCATCACGTCCATGCCAAAAGCGGTATTGTTCCGAATAACGCAGCCTTCTGAAGCATAAACAACAAACCCATACGCAATAGGACCTTCGGCAGTATTATTCTCTACAGTGCAATTGGTTGAACTATGCAAACTGAAACCAAAGACATACATGTCTCTTGCGAAATTGCTGCGTAGAGTGCAATTCTCGCAGTTGTCGAGCATCGTTCCCCATCCACGTTTCTCAATGAAACAGTCACTGACTGTAGCATTTCCGACATTTTCTAATAAGATTCCCTTGGCATAGGTGAGACTGGGCGGGGAAAGGATACAATTCCGAATTTCAAAATGTACATCGGTATTTGAAATGTTTATACAAGTCTCGGTCGCCGGTATTTCTAGATTCTCAATCATATACGGATTACTTGGACTTCCATTTCCCGGCCAGCCCTGCGTTTCGAAATCAGCATTGCTGGTAATCACAATCGGATCGTGTTCAATCTGTGAACCTGAAAATTCCCCAGCATATTTTTTTGGATTATTTGGAGAAGAATAGGGTATGTTGCTTTCAGCCGTAGAGAGGGGTAGAAGAAT
This region includes:
- a CDS encoding DUF2267 domain-containing protein; translated protein: MSVGVSSLDRSIQLSMKWLNEVGEELGWPDEERVYDATKAVLNALRDRLPVGEAVEFAAQLPMLLKGIYYDSYDLGGKPLKIRDREEFFDLIRDNFGREALNPREPMIAFLKVYLRKTGTGEFEDIKRVMPEELRGLFEAAEKA
- a CDS encoding aldehyde:ferredoxin oxidoreductase, which produces MEKGYSNQTLYINLDDNTIESKPVDEKMKDTFTGGKGFDLWLMWNNLPDRIVEWDDPENTLCIACGPLGGVPIYPGAGKSIVTAISPETGIPIDSNVGGYFGPYLKFAGWDAMAVQGKAEKDIYIFIDGDEGVIEIHDAEELPDLAHEITAELTERHSDKEGRDISVVATGPAAEHAYMGCLNFSWYDRRRNTTRYKQAGRGGTGTVFRDKRIRAIAAKKERISLRSNNPHDLDELREVGRKHTREIIEQDPKQNRMRTVGTGHLPEIMNEFDLLPTRNFRAGSDPEANVYDDEKWEEKFTNTGKGWDGCWTACAINCSHCIEGFELKTGPYAGQKALVDGPEYETIAGCGSNIGVFDTDWVAEFNFYCDTYGIDTISFGTTMAFVMELYEEGHIDEEATGGHKLNWGAAEEALEVLHEMAKGKGFGGKHFGKGIAYLKEYFAEEFDVDEEFMQDVGMEHKGLEFSEYVTKESLAQQGGYGLTLKGPQHDEAWLIFLDMVHNYMPTFEDKAEALHWFPMWRTWFSLNGLCKLPWNDVVPPDNDETDEPAKVPEHLEMYATFFHSVTGKEITPDGLIEQSERVYNFQRLFNIRQGKGLRIHDSFIPYRSMGPVTDWEYESRQERYDEQLEELGFDISEMTTAEKKKKLREHREEEYKLLTDAAYKRRGWTRNGVPTIEKLKKLGVNYPSILELAKEYQDSEPPEDTLPSSDKAWK